One stretch of Schlesneria sp. DSM 10557 DNA includes these proteins:
- a CDS encoding ABC transporter permease — MLRNIFALFFRSLRSDSRSLWVHLSWLFLLLVIYLALLAAQEQSRYTGAPGLEFFRIVIYLDLAFVTMLGVSFFSSAISEEKEEDTLGLMTMAGISPLGLLLGKSTTRLFQVFLLLAVQYPFTLLAITLGGLMPDQIYAAYAALLAYTALLANIGLLCSVLARRSRDAAGLTMLWLVGYIFGPLFALAGYSAITTTGDPFWVPWAPVLSPILQLISKTSVFTELYEVTETGYPLQWTPQVISNLAGAVALFVLARILFPFVSHDMSQESTHRMMVPKGAGRFRVLGTGRAWGQALTWKDFHFIAGGWAGILIRCCLYVGLYFLAVAASYPWDQPVGGRHLRWEDVTFGYELFVVPLFIADCAMCASRIFHDEIRHQTLPSLLMLPRNINDVVYSKIWGCLFGLFPGAIAVVASFLVMQGGRRSLYEGIDEPVAWWMGLNLILLVHLCLVISLYLRWGVIATAAALTFGSMMLTTIFADMFLRPISSGRPDDYFVILIFPVVLAIVGCHVAILLRLPALGEK, encoded by the coding sequence ATGCTACGTAACATCTTTGCACTGTTCTTCCGCTCGCTTCGTAGCGACAGCCGCTCGCTCTGGGTGCATCTATCGTGGTTGTTTCTGCTGCTGGTGATCTACCTGGCGCTGTTAGCGGCACAGGAGCAGAGTCGCTACACCGGGGCGCCAGGCCTCGAGTTCTTTCGGATCGTGATTTACCTGGACCTGGCGTTCGTGACGATGCTGGGGGTCAGCTTTTTTTCCAGTGCAATCTCGGAAGAAAAGGAAGAAGATACCCTGGGGCTGATGACCATGGCGGGTATCAGTCCGTTAGGGCTGTTGCTGGGGAAGTCGACGACACGTCTGTTTCAGGTTTTCCTGCTTTTGGCGGTGCAGTATCCGTTTACCCTGCTGGCGATCACGCTGGGGGGGCTGATGCCCGATCAGATCTATGCGGCGTACGCCGCGCTGCTGGCCTACACCGCGCTGCTCGCCAATATCGGGTTACTCTGCTCGGTTCTGGCCCGCCGCAGTCGGGACGCCGCTGGTCTGACGATGCTCTGGCTGGTCGGGTATATCTTCGGTCCACTCTTTGCGCTGGCCGGGTATTCGGCCATCACAACCACCGGTGATCCTTTCTGGGTTCCCTGGGCTCCAGTTCTCAGTCCCATTCTGCAGTTGATCTCGAAAACCAGCGTGTTTACGGAACTGTATGAAGTGACGGAGACGGGATATCCGCTTCAATGGACCCCCCAGGTGATTTCAAATCTGGCAGGCGCCGTCGCCCTGTTCGTTCTGGCCAGAATCCTCTTCCCGTTTGTGTCTCATGACATGTCGCAGGAATCGACCCATCGAATGATGGTTCCAAAAGGAGCCGGGCGTTTTCGGGTTCTTGGTACAGGTCGAGCCTGGGGGCAGGCCCTCACCTGGAAGGATTTTCACTTTATTGCGGGCGGCTGGGCGGGAATCTTGATCCGCTGCTGCTTGTATGTTGGTCTGTACTTTCTTGCCGTGGCGGCTTCTTACCCCTGGGATCAGCCTGTGGGGGGGCGGCATCTCCGGTGGGAGGACGTCACCTTCGGCTACGAATTGTTTGTTGTGCCGTTGTTTATTGCCGATTGCGCCATGTGCGCGTCGCGTATCTTTCATGACGAAATTCGCCATCAGACACTCCCCTCGCTGCTGATGCTGCCACGCAATATTAACGATGTGGTCTATTCGAAGATCTGGGGATGTCTCTTCGGTCTGTTTCCCGGGGCCATCGCAGTCGTCGCCTCGTTTTTGGTCATGCAGGGTGGTCGACGCAGTCTGTACGAGGGGATTGATGAGCCTGTCGCGTGGTGGATGGGTTTGAACTTGATCCTGCTCGTGCATCTCTGTCTGGTAATTTCGTTGTATCTGCGGTGGGGCGTCATTGCGACTGCTGCCGCGTTGACGTTTGGTTCGATGATGTTGACCACGATCTTTGCAGACATGTTCCTGCGGCCGATCAGCAGTGGTCGACCCGACGACTACTTCGTTATTCTGATATTCCCCGTGGTGCTGGCCATCGTCGGTTGCCATGTGGCTATTTTGTTGCGATTGCCCGCACTGGGCGAGAAATAG
- a CDS encoding RNA polymerase sigma factor, with protein MSRPGTRQSKETRADEVTDDQLMYQLQGGDRHAFDELVRRYQNPLAGFFFRHLRDWQLAEDLTQETLIRVHSTAWDYLPRGCFKGWMFRIARNLMIDSTRRRSHDALVNASRTQRPRDDEDDILERLAGDFVLPEDKADQNEFAQIVGDLLQKIPEEQRLTFMMHHFSGLSLPEVADAMEANLPTTKSRLRLAREKLRELLAERGILNPADLETRNGDRDVEVPQNLLEK; from the coding sequence ATGTCCCGCCCAGGAACGCGTCAGTCCAAAGAGACACGTGCCGACGAAGTCACTGATGACCAGTTGATGTATCAGCTTCAGGGAGGGGACCGTCACGCGTTCGACGAGCTGGTCCGTCGTTATCAGAACCCTCTGGCGGGATTCTTCTTTCGGCATTTACGCGACTGGCAACTGGCCGAGGATTTGACGCAGGAAACCCTGATTCGGGTCCACTCGACGGCGTGGGATTACCTGCCCCGAGGTTGTTTCAAAGGTTGGATGTTCCGGATCGCCCGCAATTTGATGATCGACAGCACCCGGCGGCGATCTCACGACGCTCTGGTGAACGCGTCTCGTACACAGCGGCCCCGCGATGACGAGGATGACATTCTCGAACGGCTGGCGGGCGATTTTGTCCTGCCCGAAGACAAAGCGGATCAGAACGAGTTCGCTCAGATCGTCGGAGACCTGCTGCAGAAAATTCCCGAGGAACAGCGGCTGACATTCATGATGCATCACTTTTCGGGGCTTAGCCTTCCAGAAGTGGCTGACGCCATGGAAGCAAATTTACCGACAACCAAGAGTCGACTTCGCCTGGCCCGCGAAAAATTGCGTGAGCTTCTGGCTGAGAGGGGAATTCTTAATCCGGCTGATCTCGAAACGCGTAATGGAGATCGCGACGTCGAGGTTCCGCAGAACCTGCTTGAGAAATGA
- a CDS encoding PspA/IM30 family protein, giving the protein MSYFSRLTDIVTCNLSHLLAEAADPAAAIVEIIKEMEEGLTGAQRSVRTARASEESLRQEIDAHRVQVEMWTAKAREHLQSGAEADARQSLLRKREVEDLIAGLAQQHEAAIKYSEHLATMQRALEARLADALRRRDEMGVDRSDSETNVPRYLRVPTAPDVSDLHREIDDELEVLRKQISG; this is encoded by the coding sequence ATGAGTTATTTCAGCCGTCTGACCGACATTGTCACGTGTAATCTCTCACACTTGCTTGCAGAAGCTGCGGACCCTGCAGCAGCGATTGTCGAGATTATTAAAGAAATGGAGGAAGGACTCACCGGGGCTCAACGCAGCGTCCGGACGGCTCGGGCTTCGGAAGAGAGCTTGCGGCAAGAGATTGACGCACATCGTGTTCAGGTCGAAATGTGGACGGCCAAGGCCAGAGAGCACCTGCAGTCGGGTGCGGAAGCGGATGCTCGCCAGTCGCTGCTGCGTAAACGCGAAGTCGAAGACCTTATCGCCGGTTTGGCGCAACAGCACGAAGCCGCCATCAAGTACTCTGAGCACCTCGCTACCATGCAGCGTGCACTGGAAGCCCGGCTGGCAGACGCTCTGCGACGCCGCGATGAGATGGGAGTCGATCGATCGGATTCCGAGACAAATGTCCCGCGGTACCTCAGGGTCCCCACTGCCCCTGATGTCAGTGACCTGCATCGGGAAATTGATGATGAGCTCGAAGTATTGCGAAAGCAGATCAGCGGTTGA
- a CDS encoding STAS domain-containing protein translates to MGSDVSFQSEIIDGDILAIVLRGDLDSISTPEFERQLQTHLDAGFTKFIIDCRYMGFISSVGIGALVALKARLARKGGTVKLAAIQGTVMQILRLVRLDKLLDIYGDLEFARQSFYEPAADPQAESV, encoded by the coding sequence ATGGGCTCCGATGTTTCTTTCCAGTCCGAGATCATCGATGGTGACATCCTGGCCATCGTCTTGCGCGGAGACCTGGATTCCATTTCAACCCCGGAATTTGAGCGTCAGCTCCAGACCCATCTCGATGCCGGCTTCACCAAATTCATTATTGATTGCCGCTACATGGGCTTTATTTCCAGCGTGGGAATCGGAGCATTGGTCGCACTTAAAGCGCGACTGGCAAGAAAAGGAGGGACTGTAAAGCTGGCAGCCATCCAAGGGACGGTGATGCAGATATTGCGTCTTGTCCGCCTAGACAAGCTCCTCGACATTTACGGCGACCTGGAATTCGCACGACAATCCTTCTACGAACCCGCCGCCGACCCCCAGGCCGAATCCGTGTGA
- a CDS encoding radical SAM protein gives MRIGFIAMSGVRAWDPELLELGLTMPGFVERKEVIAQLPSLGLLTLAGLTSNLDEISYHEFFDFNRDSPPDEHFDLVAISSFTAQIEDAYRLADLYRESGTRVVLGGLHVSSLPDEAMEHADAIVIGEAEAIWPQLIEDARSGGLNPVYRAIAPWNLADSPIPRFDLLDPAKYNRITVQTARGCPWRCDFCASSILIAPRYQTKPVSQVVSEIRRIKAIWSRPFIEFADDNTFVNRGHSRSLMRSLIPEKIRFFTETDISFGEDLELISLARDAGCRQVLIGLESPSSVGLNGLELRSNWKLKQLERYHEAIARIQAAGITVNGCFILGLDDQSTEVFDQVLKFVREAGLFEVQITLQTPFPGTPLYDRLRREGRLFEDRFWEKCTLFDLTHEPRGMTAQELRSGLIWLSQSLYNEDAVRDRRQRYHRGASPESSASDDTSRR, from the coding sequence ATGCGAATCGGCTTCATCGCGATGAGCGGAGTTCGCGCATGGGACCCCGAGTTGCTGGAACTGGGGCTCACGATGCCCGGATTTGTTGAGCGCAAGGAAGTCATCGCTCAATTACCGAGCCTTGGTCTGCTGACGCTGGCGGGCTTAACGTCAAATCTGGACGAGATTTCTTACCACGAGTTCTTTGATTTCAACCGGGATTCACCCCCCGACGAACACTTCGATCTGGTCGCGATCTCCAGCTTTACGGCTCAGATCGAGGATGCCTACCGGCTTGCGGACCTGTATCGAGAAAGTGGCACGAGAGTGGTACTGGGGGGATTGCACGTCAGTTCTTTGCCTGATGAGGCCATGGAGCATGCGGATGCGATTGTCATCGGCGAAGCAGAGGCGATCTGGCCCCAATTAATCGAAGACGCTCGTTCAGGCGGGCTCAACCCGGTCTATCGCGCGATCGCACCGTGGAATCTTGCGGACTCTCCGATTCCACGCTTCGATCTGCTCGACCCTGCCAAATACAATCGTATTACCGTTCAGACTGCGCGGGGCTGTCCCTGGAGATGTGATTTTTGTGCCAGTTCCATCCTGATTGCTCCGCGATATCAGACCAAGCCCGTTTCCCAGGTAGTCAGCGAAATTCGACGGATCAAGGCGATCTGGTCACGCCCGTTCATCGAGTTCGCAGATGACAATACGTTCGTCAACCGCGGCCATTCCAGAAGCCTCATGCGGTCTCTGATCCCTGAGAAGATTCGCTTCTTTACAGAAACGGATATCAGTTTTGGAGAAGATCTCGAGCTCATTTCACTGGCCCGCGATGCGGGTTGTCGACAGGTTTTGATCGGTTTGGAAAGCCCCTCGTCAGTGGGGTTGAACGGGCTTGAACTGCGGTCGAACTGGAAGCTGAAACAACTAGAACGATACCACGAGGCAATTGCGCGAATTCAGGCCGCAGGCATTACAGTGAATGGCTGCTTCATTCTTGGGTTGGATGATCAGTCGACAGAAGTGTTCGATCAGGTGCTGAAGTTTGTTCGAGAAGCGGGATTGTTTGAGGTTCAGATCACATTACAGACCCCCTTTCCCGGCACTCCACTCTACGACAGGCTCCGTCGCGAAGGCCGACTGTTTGAGGACCGCTTCTGGGAGAAATGCACTCTGTTCGATCTGACACACGAACCGCGCGGAATGACAGCGCAAGAACTGAGATCCGGACTGATCTGGCTGAGCCAGTCTCTTTACAATGAGGATGCTGTCCGGGACCGACGGCAGCGCTATCACCGTGGTGCAAGCCCGGAAAGCTCAGCAAGCGATGATACAAGTCGGAGGTAG
- a CDS encoding HEAT repeat domain-containing protein has product MTKKTPLQTALEQGLADDANLFESLNELGQYRIESIPDAEALVDALEIYIERPIEPPGVFTAFHQLVSLFQSVSTVSVFQYLVRRGIPPLIRAYDQRLPFAEEQQNELLFAVKIFACYGLEEGLDRLVQAAYHPVLREGYLWSVIFEQLGDQDPLLPDLVDRMSDPLPDGFACVAFLDWVNRLVREDVIQQHPFDSHEGVQKLRHWLRSSKKDDFSFAHSSAASLPFISEPHREQLLALAMDHPDPKVQMEAAWASARLGSEAGLKFLVRLTLDRSFSTTACAYLEELNRDDLIPDEANEANFRAMADMCDWLAHPQEFGRAPDEIEQYDTREIFWPPTNDVRQLWLFKYRYVAEEPGEMDDCGLGFFGGTTFSLFDETYPDMPPEDAYALHCCWELEMNEDIRAPEVRSVEAGKAILEAGARGEYATADDDDEEDDFDEDF; this is encoded by the coding sequence ATGACAAAGAAGACACCTTTGCAAACGGCGCTGGAACAGGGTCTCGCCGACGATGCGAACTTGTTCGAGTCCCTGAATGAGCTCGGGCAGTATCGGATTGAATCGATCCCCGATGCCGAGGCGCTTGTCGACGCACTCGAGATTTACATCGAACGACCCATCGAACCACCGGGCGTTTTCACCGCCTTTCATCAGCTCGTCTCGCTTTTCCAGTCAGTCAGCACGGTCAGCGTGTTCCAGTACCTGGTCCGGCGTGGAATTCCACCCTTGATCCGAGCTTATGATCAGCGGCTGCCGTTCGCGGAAGAACAGCAGAACGAATTGTTGTTCGCGGTCAAAATCTTCGCCTGCTACGGACTGGAAGAGGGACTCGACCGACTGGTGCAGGCCGCCTATCACCCGGTTCTGCGTGAGGGTTACCTGTGGTCGGTGATCTTCGAACAGCTAGGCGATCAGGACCCGCTCCTTCCCGACCTGGTTGACCGCATGAGTGATCCGTTGCCGGATGGCTTCGCATGCGTCGCATTCCTGGACTGGGTGAACCGGCTGGTCCGGGAGGACGTGATCCAGCAGCATCCGTTCGACTCGCATGAAGGGGTCCAGAAGCTGCGGCACTGGTTGCGCAGCAGCAAAAAAGACGACTTCAGTTTTGCGCACAGCTCTGCGGCCTCGCTTCCGTTTATCAGTGAACCCCACCGGGAACAGTTGCTCGCGCTGGCGATGGATCACCCTGATCCGAAAGTTCAGATGGAAGCGGCCTGGGCGTCCGCCCGACTGGGAAGCGAAGCGGGGCTCAAGTTTCTTGTTCGCCTGACACTGGATCGCAGCTTTTCGACGACGGCTTGCGCCTATCTTGAAGAGCTCAATCGAGACGATCTCATTCCTGACGAAGCGAATGAAGCCAATTTTCGTGCGATGGCGGATATGTGTGACTGGCTGGCACATCCGCAAGAGTTTGGCCGCGCGCCGGACGAGATCGAACAGTACGACACCCGCGAAATCTTCTGGCCCCCGACTAACGACGTGAGGCAGCTCTGGTTGTTCAAGTACCGGTACGTCGCGGAAGAGCCCGGGGAAATGGATGATTGCGGCCTCGGCTTCTTCGGCGGCACCACGTTCTCATTGTTCGATGAAACGTACCCCGACATGCCCCCCGAAGACGCGTATGCGCTCCATTGCTGTTGGGAGCTGGAAATGAATGAAGATATTCGAGCTCCCGAGGTTCGCTCGGTAGAAGCCGGAAAAGCCATTCTGGAAGCGGGAGCCCGTGGAGAATACGCCACGGCGGACGACGATGATGAGGAGGATGATTTCGACGAAGACTTCTGA
- the smpB gene encoding SsrA-binding protein SmpB produces the protein MAKPAESKPDYSLSRVVCRNRRAKHEYELTDSLECGIMLHGSEVKSVRNNKISIEEAHVRVNGGEVWLVGCDIAEYPQATYLNHDPKRQRKLLLHRREIRKFAEVASQKGLTLVPLDVHLVRGNVKVTIAVGKGLKRHDKREKLKEHDADREIRQALRRNAN, from the coding sequence ATGGCCAAACCTGCAGAATCCAAACCAGACTACTCTCTGTCCCGCGTCGTTTGTCGAAATCGCCGCGCGAAGCATGAGTACGAACTCACGGACTCGCTCGAATGTGGCATCATGCTGCATGGCAGCGAAGTCAAAAGCGTCCGCAATAACAAAATCTCGATTGAAGAAGCGCACGTCAGAGTCAACGGTGGCGAAGTCTGGCTCGTCGGGTGTGACATTGCTGAATACCCTCAGGCCACCTACCTGAACCATGATCCGAAGCGTCAGCGTAAGTTGCTGCTCCATCGACGCGAGATTCGTAAATTTGCGGAAGTGGCCAGCCAGAAAGGTCTGACGCTTGTGCCGCTCGATGTCCACCTGGTCCGCGGTAACGTGAAAGTCACCATCGCCGTGGGTAAGGGTCTGAAGCGACACGACAAGCGAGAGAAACTCAAAGAACATGATGCCGATCGTGAGATCCGGCAGGCACTGCGGCGGAACGCCAATTGA
- a CDS encoding sigma-54-dependent transcriptional regulator, translating into MTFSYPDVIPFPQRAVAAPPAAPVHVSEPAPSVLVVSSDTEMARRLCDDGQTLGMVCRTVSSVEAALQSLHTQSADICLVGVLGAGETVAGFTSQIQQKGWSTQVICVVAEATADSPQLFSSASGIEHLAEPYSPAIFARVLNNASQRARLHAENRRLKRQLSNRNLRDMVGHSPAMQSLRQQVQQTAEQIGCVLLKGEQGTGIDLVAQAIHDSSRRAHRPFVKVDCSVLSAETLEEELFGQLEHEPGGMTRHRPGRLEQADGGTLLLDQVQHIALPVQKQLVNLLREQRFEHPVTRERIRFDVRFVFGSHVELETLVDRGLFRRDLYEEVCRISIVLPTLRSRKEDIGALTEHFLRRVAGREGKPTRSIMIEALHVLQSYDWPGNVRELENIIERACALDWGSKLTAAMLEPWMSKECTNDGPDALPGMTLAEMERKLIEAAFNRFAGNREKTAKALQIGIRTLSGKLREYGYPPRGGPGSNLKAWSPATQPVDAPAEISHMMDRRAA; encoded by the coding sequence ATGACCTTCTCCTATCCCGATGTGATCCCGTTTCCACAACGAGCGGTAGCTGCCCCTCCGGCTGCTCCCGTCCATGTCAGCGAGCCCGCCCCCTCGGTCCTCGTGGTGTCATCCGACACCGAGATGGCTCGACGACTGTGTGACGATGGTCAAACACTTGGGATGGTCTGCCGAACGGTTTCATCCGTGGAAGCAGCACTACAGTCACTTCACACGCAATCAGCCGACATCTGTCTGGTTGGTGTGCTTGGAGCAGGGGAAACCGTCGCCGGGTTTACGAGCCAGATCCAGCAGAAGGGGTGGTCAACACAGGTCATCTGTGTTGTCGCCGAAGCCACTGCGGACAGCCCTCAGCTCTTCTCCAGTGCATCGGGTATCGAACACCTGGCCGAGCCTTACTCGCCAGCGATCTTCGCTCGAGTGCTGAACAACGCCAGCCAGCGAGCACGGCTGCACGCGGAAAACCGTCGTCTGAAACGACAACTCAGCAACCGCAACCTGCGGGACATGGTCGGACACAGCCCCGCTATGCAGAGCCTGCGTCAGCAGGTTCAGCAAACCGCCGAACAGATTGGCTGCGTACTGCTGAAGGGAGAACAAGGGACAGGAATCGATCTGGTCGCACAGGCCATCCACGATTCCAGCCGACGCGCTCATCGCCCCTTTGTGAAAGTCGATTGCAGCGTGCTGTCGGCCGAAACACTCGAAGAAGAACTGTTCGGACAGCTCGAACACGAACCTGGTGGGATGACCCGCCACCGTCCCGGTCGACTCGAACAGGCAGACGGCGGCACACTGCTGCTCGACCAGGTTCAGCACATCGCTCTGCCCGTCCAGAAACAACTCGTCAACCTGCTGCGTGAACAGAGGTTTGAACACCCTGTGACCCGCGAACGCATCCGATTTGACGTTCGGTTCGTGTTTGGATCACACGTCGAACTGGAAACACTCGTCGATCGTGGTCTCTTCCGCCGTGATCTCTACGAAGAAGTCTGTCGCATTTCGATCGTTCTGCCGACACTGCGATCCCGCAAGGAAGACATCGGTGCCTTAACCGAACACTTCCTCCGTCGCGTTGCCGGTCGCGAAGGCAAACCGACCCGTTCGATCATGATCGAAGCCCTGCACGTCCTGCAAAGCTACGACTGGCCCGGCAACGTTCGCGAACTCGAAAACATCATTGAACGTGCGTGTGCACTGGACTGGGGCTCAAAGCTCACCGCTGCGATGCTCGAACCCTGGATGTCAAAAGAGTGTACGAACGATGGTCCCGATGCACTGCCCGGTATGACACTGGCCGAGATGGAGCGAAAGCTGATCGAAGCCGCCTTCAATCGCTTTGCGGGCAATCGTGAAAAGACGGCGAAGGCACTGCAGATCGGAATCCGAACTCTTTCGGGAAAACTCCGCGAGTACGGTTACCCACCACGAGGGGGGCCAGGATCGAACCTCAAGGCCTGGTCACCTGCCACTCAGCCGGTGGATGCACCCGCCGAAATTTCGCACATGATGGACCGACGCGCTGCCTGA